A genomic segment from Hypomesus transpacificus isolate Combined female chromosome 13, fHypTra1, whole genome shotgun sequence encodes:
- the ube2d1b gene encoding ubiquitin-conjugating enzyme E2 D1b, which produces MALKRIQKELQDLQRDPPAQCSAGPVGEDLFHWQATIMGPPDSPYQGGVFFLTIHFPTDYPFKPPKVAFTTKIYHPNINSNGSICLDILRSQWSPALTVSKVLLSICSLLCDPNPDDPLVPDIAHIYKSDKDKYNRLAKEWTQKYAM; this is translated from the exons ATGGCACTGAAAAGAATACAGAAG GAGCTTCAAGACTTGCAGAGGGACCCTCCTGCCCAGTGTTCAGCTGGACCTGTGGGGGAGGACT TGTTCCATTGGCAAGCAACAATTATGGGACCT CCTGACAGTCCTTATCAGGGAGGTGTCTTCTTTCTCACCATCCACTTTCCCACCGACTATCCCTTCAAGCCACCTAAG GTAGCGTTTACAACAAAGATTTACCATCCAAACATTAACAGTAATGGGAGCATTTGCCTGGATATATTGAGGTCGCAGTGGTCCCCAGCACTAACGGTATCAAAAG TTCTATTGTCCATATGTTCATTGCTTTGTGACCCCAACCCTGATGACCCCCTAGTCCCAGACATAGCACACATCTACAAATCAGACAAAGACAA ATACAACAGACTAGCGAAAGAATGGACCCAAAAGTATGCAATGTAA
- the tfam gene encoding transcription factor A, mitochondrial has protein sequence MAPLMLLSASGGSLLAKSFGLCSSFSSFARWTSAFPATKCFSTTAGGPPKRPLNGYMRFLNQQRPIVLRQNPAIEFVDITKKVAQQWRTLSPEQKRPFEEASAVERERFKVILQQYQAQLSPAQSMALAEERREKLAQRKAVRKKRELNRLGKPKRPRSAFNIYMTEHFEEARGITFPMKMKTLSEDWKKKTSFQKQVYMQLSEDDMVRYRNEIKAWEEQMVEIGREDLVRRKWLVRTRAAVTGDTGVKKKRTVAKKKTVAKKTVAKKTVAKKGSKVVKKVVTVKSAGGKKA, from the exons ATGGCTCCATTAATGTTGTTGTCAGCAAGTGGCGGTAGCCTTCTGGCTAAATCCTTCGGGTTGTGCTCTAGTTTTTCCAGCTTTGCaag GTGGACCAGTGCATTTCCAGCCACCAAGTGCTTCTCCACTACCGCAGGAGGGCCTCCGAAAAGACCCCTCAATGGATATATGCGATTTCTGAACCAGCAACGACCTATAGTCCTCAGGCAGAATCCAG CTATCGAATTTGTGGATATCACCAAAAAGGTAGCCCAGCAGTGGAGGACACTGAGTCCTGAGCAGAAACGG CCTTTTGAGGAGGCGTCAGCGGTGGAAAGAGAGCGTTTCAAAGTAATCCTGCAGCAGTACCAGGCCCAGCTCTCCCCAGCCCAGAGCATGGCCCtggcagaagagaggagagagaagctggCTCAAAGGAAGGCTGTCAGAAAGAAAAGG GAGTTAAACAGGTTGGGGAAACCCAAGCGTCCCCGTTCAGccttcaacatttacatgacagaGCACTTTGAGGAGGCCAGAGGGATCACTTTTCCG ATGAAGATGAAGACACTGTCGGAGGActggaaaaaaaagacaagTTTTCAGAAACAA GTGTACATGCAGCTATCAGAGGACGACATGGTGCGCTACAGGAATGAGATCAAGGCATGGGAGGAGCAGATGGTGGAGATTGGACGAGAAGACCTGGTCAGGAGGAAGTGGTTGGTCAGGACAAGGGCTGCGGTAACAGGGGACACTGGAGTCAAAAAGAAAAGAACTGTAGCCAAGAAGAAGACTGTCGCCAAGAAGACTGTAGCCAAGAAGACTGTCGCCAAGAAGGGCTCCAAAGTAGTAAAGAAGGTGGTTACTGTGAAGTCAGCAGGAGGGAAGAAGGCCTAA